The Ahaetulla prasina isolate Xishuangbanna chromosome 3, ASM2864084v1, whole genome shotgun sequence genome window below encodes:
- the LOC131195247 gene encoding transmembrane protein 68-like: protein MNSTISLPYIYGEWLPLGLEKYFIYAVLGPILALMVVPIWIFFYVYLSVFIVLIYEMSSKAKEEAQRSYYFILGHLWDFFGRIWHGYELHGVENLPDGPGLIIYYHAALPIDYIFFLARIFFLKNKLCCYTVVDHFVFKLPGLKMLGSKLKMITGSKEECLHGLKNGDWVAISPGGTREAIFSDETYNILWGKRTGFAKVALEARVPIIPMFTENGREGYKILGRIKPLRDLYEYFRWPLIILYGGFPVKWRTHIGKPIPYDPNITAEELVKKAKNALQTLIEKNQKQPGSIRRGLLARFHNKKNE, encoded by the exons ATGAACTCAACAATAAGCCTGCCATACATATATGGAGAATGGCTTCCATTGGGCttggagaaatattttatttatgcagTCTTAGGGCCCATACTGGCATTAATGGTAGTTccaatttggatttttttctatGTCTACCTATCTGTTTTCATTGTCCTGATCTATGAGATGTCTAGTAAAGCTAAAGAAGAGGCCCAAAGAAGCTACTATTTTATTTTGGGACATCTTTGGGACTTCTTTGGAAGAATATGGCATG GTTATGAATTACATGGAGTAGAAAATCTACCAGACGGACCAGgccttattatttattatcatgCTGCACTTCCTAtagattatattttctttctagcAAGGATCTTTTTCCTGAAGAACAAATTGTGTTGCTATACAGTGGTCGATCATTTTGTCTTTAAATTGCCag GCTTAAAAATGCTTGGCAGTAAATTGAAAATGATAACTGGTTCAAAGGAAGAATGTCTtcatggcctgaaaaatggtgaTTGGGTGGCTATTTCACCAGGAGGAACACGAGAAGCTATCTTTAGTGATGAAACCTATAACATTTTATGGGGTAAACGCACAGGTTTTGCAAAAGTTGCTTTAGAAGCAAGAGTG CCCATAATACCAATGTTTACAGAGAACGGTCGTGAGGGATATAAAATACTTGGAAGAATAA AACCACTAAGAGATTTATACGAATATTTTCGATGGCCACTAATTATTTTGTATGGAGGGTTTCCAGTGAAATGGCGTACCCATATTGGAAAGCCGATACCATATGATCCAAACATAACTGCTGAAGAGCTGGTGAAAAAG gcaaaaaatgctttacagactttaatagaaaaaaaccaaaaacaaccaGGAAGTATAAGAAGAGGTCTGTTGGCACGGTTTCATAACAAGAAAAATGAATAA